AAGCGAGACGCGCCGGGGGTCAGTCTTCGCTGAGCACGCGCGCGACGAAGGCCTCCATGCGGTGGCGGGCGCCATCCAGGCGGGCGTCGGCCTGTCCGGGGGCGCGCACCTCGTTCGGGGCGAGCGGATGCGCGAGGCGCACGTTCTCGTGGCACGACAGGTCAGCGCAGATGTACGTGCCGGCACTGTCGCCACGGCGGCCCTTGGCTCCTCCGCGACGCGCGGTGAGCAATGCCACCTGATTGCCGGGCTGCAGGGTGTGGCAGATGTTGCACATGCCCGAGCGCACGCGGGCCGGGTCGGTGGCACGCAGCACGATGCCCATCGGCTCGCCCTTGTGCTCGACGATCACGATCCCGCGGCGGCTCGATTCCGGATCGCGCCAGGCGAGGAAGTCGAGGTAATCCCAGTCGGTGAGGATGAAGTCGTGCGGCATCCCGATGTCGGCGATCTCCTCAGCATCCGCGTTCCGGATCGCTGCCCGCACCTGGGTCTCGGTCAGTGGTCGCATCGATTCAGTCTAGGAAAGTCTCTGCACAACGCGCTCCCGGCCGCGAGACTTCCTTTGCAGCATGAGACATGGCCCGCTGCGCGTAGTCTGATGCTGAAACGGAAGTCTCGCGCCGGAACAGAAGTCTCGCGCCAAAAAGGAAGTCTCACGCCAAAAAAGAAGTCTCACTTGCTGACGTCGAACAGCCCGTGGGCTCCGCGCTCGGCGTCGATCATGAAGTGCGACACGAACGGGTAGTGCCCTGCCTCGGGGAAGATCAGCTCGACGAATCCGCCCTGGGCGGGCTGCAGGCCGAGCGTCTGCGCCCCGGTATCCGCGGAATGATCCAGCAGATACGCGCCCTCGGCCCACACTGTGTCGAACTGGCCGCCGACGACGTGGAAGCTCGTGGACCGATCGATGCCGGCATCCAGCACCCACACCCGCACCTGCTCGCCGACGACAGCCGGCAGCGGAGCGTGATCGTACTGATTCGCATAGCCGTTGAATGTCACCAGATCGGGGTTACGCGCAGCGATCTTGTCCATGTCGACCTCGCCGCCGTCGTGGTCACCGAGGTAGTACTCCCCCTGCACCAGCACGTAGCTGCGGTCGACCGCAGGCAGGTCATCGGGCTCGATCACCACCGCGCCGTACATGCCATTCGCGATATGCGCCGTCATCGGCATGGTCGAGCAGTGATACATCCAGATGCCCGCGCGCGTCGCCGTGAACGTGTAGGTCAGGCTCTCGCCCGGCGCGATCGTGCGCATCGGCTCGTCGGGAGCGAGAGAGCCGGCATGGAAGTCGATCGAGTGCCCCATCGACGCTTTGTTCTCGAGTGTGACGACGAAGCGGTCGCCCACCCGGCCATGCAACACCGGCCCGGGAGCGGTGCCGTTGTAAGTCCACAGCGTCTGCGTGATGCCCGGCGCGACCTCCAACTCCTCGTCGCGCGCAGTGAGCGTGATCTCGCGGGTGACGGGACCATCGGATGCCGGAAGCGGATCGAGCTCGGCCTTGTACGGCGTGAACCCGGGCCCGGGCTCGGCATCCATCCCCGGCATCGCACCCAGATCGTGATCGGAATGATCGGAGTGGTCGCCGTCTGCGCCGTCGGTCGCTGCGGGCGCAGGGGCGACGGATGCTCCGGTCGCGACGATCTGCATCGTCATACCCATCTGCCTGTGCCCCACGATCGAGCACCAGCCCTCGAGGTCGGCCTCGATCACGCCCACATCGATCGTCTCGGATTCGCCGGGTGCGAGGCGCGTTCCGGCGATGCCGTTCGCGAACACCAGGTCGTGCACCAGCTGCGGATCAGTGTTGGTGATCTCGATGATCAGACGCGTGCCTGCCGGCACTTCGATGCGGCTCGGGGTGAAGCGCATGTCCGCCGCCTGCACCTGCACGGTCTGCACCGGAGCATCCGCATCACCCGTCGGTGCGGTGGTCCAGCCCATCCCGATCGGGTCAGCGGCCGCAGCGCCTGAGGCGACCAGGAGCACAGCCAGAAGGCCGGCGACGGCCTGTCCGGCG
Above is a window of Microbacterium suwonense DNA encoding:
- a CDS encoding FBP domain-containing protein translates to MRPLTETQVRAAIRNADAEEIADIGMPHDFILTDWDYLDFLAWRDPESSRRGIVIVEHKGEPMGIVLRATDPARVRSGMCNICHTLQPGNQVALLTARRGGAKGRRGDSAGTYICADLSCHENVRLAHPLAPNEVRAPGQADARLDGARHRMEAFVARVLSED
- a CDS encoding multicopper oxidase domain-containing protein — encoded protein: MQTVQVQAADMRFTPSRIEVPAGTRLIIEITNTDPQLVHDLVFANGIAGTRLAPGESETIDVGVIEADLEGWCSIVGHRQMGMTMQIVATGASVAPAPAATDGADGDHSDHSDHDLGAMPGMDAEPGPGFTPYKAELDPLPASDGPVTREITLTARDEELEVAPGITQTLWTYNGTAPGPVLHGRVGDRFVVTLENKASMGHSIDFHAGSLAPDEPMRTIAPGESLTYTFTATRAGIWMYHCSTMPMTAHIANGMYGAVVIEPDDLPAVDRSYVLVQGEYYLGDHDGGEVDMDKIAARNPDLVTFNGYANQYDHAPLPAVVGEQVRVWVLDAGIDRSTSFHVVGGQFDTVWAEGAYLLDHSADTGAQTLGLQPAQGGFVELIFPEAGHYPFVSHFMIDAERGAHGLFDVSK